Proteins from one Podospora pseudoanserina strain CBS 124.78 chromosome 1, whole genome shotgun sequence genomic window:
- the UBR1 gene encoding E3 ubiquitin-protein ligase ubr1 (COG:O; EggNog:ENOG503NU3X), which translates to MADMMSTQEQQLCQVLRNLPYRHRCRYSEDAARDLLKDLFWSMAGGRDDYMELFFPTGGPTRPDGTLKMRDAQGAIEGAEYTEAARGKACGHIFKQGEASYACRTCSADDTCCLCSKCFDATDHTGHMVRINISPGNSGCCDCGDAEAWKRPVFCTIHSVWEGEDKGKGKANTGAPEDLLASIRMTIGRVFDYMCDVISCSPEQLRQTKTVESIERDEVNSRLSSAYCGGDTTRPEEWCVLLWNDEKHTVTDVQDQVARACGTTLATGLAKAYETDGIGRSLLMYDQSIEKLIEVAEVLERIRVTVTIRSARDTFREQMVSTMVDWLRDISGCSVGNDHNILRQVVCEEMLKPWRRGSRATHANVGQDGMDDEEMTERQYFEEDEFYAQQIRIMVQARAAARVGEPIDDSDDDEDGIDIDEEEFEHALGSDMEENGDDDGDVMMIDTRTEGGDIPMQDWRQDNALEDDEATVAGYPPPPPPPPPVPAPRRTARERELTPSDSDTAEPLIAPTVSFKSRLDIPKTPGNNKTGESAPAPGSYWLATPTGYVEEEGIPVAEDLFERVRLDWMILFDLRMWKKVRNDLRSLYISTVVTIPEFKRILGLRFAGLYTTLAQLYLIGDREPDHSIINISLQMLTTPSITAEVVERGNFLTNLMAILYTFLTTRQVGHPWDVDSSAVLAFDTGSVTNRRMYHFFLDLKYLFGSPNVQERLRTEERYMMQFLDLVKLHQGICPNVRAVGEHVEYETDSWISASLVTREINRLCRQFAESFRNVSEQEFVHVEKAIRLAAKSVIVNSIGAERSRFSGSEIKDEIRFKTLSDFEFDPTHNEIEVVKFVVEEQPISFHHALHYTLSWLIECGKAMPVEQLRALLTFTTQELTMKPRSMGKKVWPKREFTPEDYLMAAFDYPLRVCAWLAQMKAGMWVRNGLSLRHQAGTYRGVGQRDVSHHRDIFLLQTALVVCDPSRVLASIIDRFGMEKWVKGIFEQKTKSQDDGQHLDVVEDMIHLLIVLLSDKTSLVRNDEEKNPQIASMRRDLTHVLCFKPLSFSDICAKLPDKFQEQEDFHRILDEMATFKSPEGLTDVGLFELKPQHVEEVDPYIAHYNKNQREEAEMAWRKWIAKKTGKPIEDVVYEPKPRPVTSGVFAGLGKFTSTGMFAQIVYYSLLYALTYSKLTPGVPATRVESFLQVLLHLVLIAIAEDNVTDDEQEPEQPSFISIALNQQARHFVPEAPQSKTIVSLLNMMSSKEEYKGCHLKIELVLRRMRQKRPRGFEFACDRLGLSLDRMNTSSPAAASADEERERKKKAALDRQRRVMAQFQAQQKSFMENQQDIDWGEVDELEEDEHLPPAQEHRKFWKYPAGTCILCQEETDDRRLYGTFAYFTQSNILRQTDLQDPDFVREAFNTPDNLDRSVEDIRPFGVAGENRHKVQKVDQHGEVFEAERQCIGKGFPPNLSRPGPVAIGCGHIMHYGCFEAYYNSIIRRHSQQIARHPPEDTNRLEFVCPLCKALGNAFLPIIWKGQEESYPGPLVPEKSFSDFLNEQLHSAYYSLGAARPPDGVQDAFAAYTQTYMVTNLAEKSAQLLDDAWVHVGASSLPTASPYSETFSIVSAPETSGSRGVTPEAHSSMRELVNVYRRLRDSLKKNGLRSRHQDNLPEADSAELFSSDVLARSVGFSISAVEIQQRGVEAEYGQTFLERIPEQVLTQLRILSETVTSFIAVGGLKENGENRIDTEYRADSERQHCQLFIRQYTDQETEHTRTPLADYPALLRQDLFVFLCESVFGIAHAQHFEIAHLVRLCYLAEIVKVTYQMARNMPFYQWFQHITRSKQTMSPSLARFVEFCDLIFHFDVAAEAQGGLSREDFTNGGFSQEGLDTLEGMYTFVKKYALTFLRKCVLLLHVKFGVDFNSRVSPQPELSELERLTEMLRLPSFDEMLSAFNAEDGPASGWPVPATKYLVEGWIKHSVVAPNSEDEEGLSSAALVSHPGIFELVGLPKNYDLLIEECTRRKCPTKGKDITDPTICLFCGEIFCGQAVCCAKDVKEGRKNSKVGGAQQHMWRCQKNIGLFINIRKCCVLYLSRKSGSFSHAPYIDRYGEVDFGLRFGRQLFLHQKRYDSMLRGLWLGHGVPSYIARKLEADINNGGWETI; encoded by the exons ATGGCCGACATGATGTCGAcgcaagagcagcagctctGCCAGGTGCTGCGAAACTTGCCCTACCGCCACCGGTGTCGATACTCTGAGGATGCCGCCCGAGATCTGCTCAAGGACCTTTTCTGGTCCATGGCGGGCGGTCGGGATGACTACATGGAGCTTTTCTTCCCCACCGGTGGCCCAACCCGACCTGACGGGACCCTCAAGATGCGAGACGCCCAGGGCGCCATCGAAGGCGCAGAGTACACCGAGGCTGCGCGCGGCAAGGCTTGCGGACACATTTTCAAACAGGGCGAGGCCTCGTACGCATGCCGGACATGCAGCGCTGACGATACCTGCTGCCTCTGCAGCAAATGCTTCGATGCGACGGACCATACGGGGCACATGGTTAGGATCAACATCTCGCCTGGAAACAGTGGGTGTTGTGACTGTGGAGATGCAGAGGCGTGGAAGAGGCCCGTGTTTTGCACGATACACTcggtgtgggagggggaggataaggggaaggggaaagcaAACACTGGAGCGCCGGAGGACCTCCTTGCCAGCATCCGAATGACAATCGGCCGCGTCTTTGACTACATGTGCGATGTCATCTCGTGCTCCCCTGAGCAGCTCCGGCAAACAAAGACGGTCGAGTCGATCGAGAGAGACGAGGTAAACTCTAGATTATCCTCAGCGTACTGCGGCGGGGACACAACGAGGCCAGAAGAATGGTGTGTACTTCTTTGGAACGACGAAAAGCATACGGTTACAGACGTTCAAGACCAGGTGGCGAGAGCATGCGGGACGACGCTGGCAACCGGCCTCGCAAAGGCCTACGAGACGGACGGCATCGGTAGAAGTCTGTTGATGTACGACCAAAGTATCGAAAAACTCATAGAAGTTGCCGAGGTTTTGGAAAGGATCAGGGTCACTGTCACAATTCGCTCAGCTCGAGACACGTTCCGAGAACAGATGGTCAGCACGATGGTGGATTGGCTAAGAGACATCTCGGGATGCAGCGTCGGCAACGACCACAACATTCTTAGGCAAGTTGTTTGTGAGGAGATGCTCAAACCATGGCGCCGAGGAAGTCGAGCTACACACGCCAATGTTGGACAGGATGGcatggatgacgaggagatgaCTGAACGCCAATActttgaggaggacgagttCTATGCCCAGCAAATAAGAATCATGGTGCAAGCTCGAGCTGCCGCCCGTGTGGGAGAGCCCATAGACGattctgatgatgatgaagacggaATCGAtatcgacgaggaggaattcGAGCACGCCCTTGGGAGTGATATGGAAGAGAACGGGGATGACGACGGCGATGTCATGATGATCGATACCAGGACAGAGGGCGGCGATATTCCCATGCAAGACTGGCGTCAAGACAACGCTttggaagatgatgaagctACAGTTGCTGGCtatccgccaccaccaccaccgcctcctccagttCCAGCTCCCAGACGAACTGCTCGGGAAAGGGAGCTCACTCCTTCGGATTCTGATACCGCAGAGCCGCTTATTGCTCCTACGGTGTCTTTCAAGTCTCGTCTCGACATACCCAAGACACccggcaacaacaagaccGGAGAGTCAGCCCCAGCACCCGGTTCATACTGGCTTGCCACTCCCACAGGCTatgtggaagaagaaggaatcCCGGTTGCCGAGGACCTGTTTGAGAGGGTGCGGCTGGACTGGATGATTCTGTTCGACCTCAGGATGTGGAAGAAGGTTCGGAATGACCTGCGATCCTTGTACATCTCGACCGTGGTCACAATTCCCGAGTTTAAGCGCATCCTGGGTCTCCGGTTCGCCGGACTCTACACCACGCTTGCGCAGTTGTATCTCATCGGCGACCGCGAGCCGGACcattccatcatcaacatatCCTTACAAATGCTgaccaccccatccatcacGGCCGAGGTCGTGGAGCGTGGCAACTTCTTGACAAACTTGATGGCCATCTTATACACCTTCCTGACGACTCGGCAAGTCGGGCACCCCTGGGATGTGGACTCCAGCGCTGTCTTGGCCTTCGACACTGGTTCCGTCACCAACCGCAGAATGTATCATTTCTTCCTTGATCTCAAGTATCTCTTTGGCTCCCCCAACGTCCAAGAGCGCCTTCGGACAGAGGAGCGGTACATGATGCAGTTCTTGGACCTCGTCAAACTGCACCAAGGCATCTGTCCTAACGTCAGGGCGGTGGGTGAGCACGTCGAGTACGAGACGGACAGCTGGATCAGCGCTTCGCTGGTCACTCGTGAAATCAACAGGCTATGCCGGCAGTTTGCCGAGTCTTTCCGGAATGTCAGTGAGCAGGAGTTTGTCCACGTGGAGAAAGCTATCCGCCTCGCGGCCAAGTCGGTCATTGTCAACTCCATTGGAGCTGAACGCAGCCGGTTCAGCGGATCGGAGATCAAGGATGAAATTCGGTTCAAGACACTCAGCGACTTTGAGTTTGACCCGACACACAACGAGATCGAGGTGGTCaagtttgttgttgaggagcagCCGATAAGTTTCCACCATGCGCTTCACTACACTCTGTCTTGGTTGATTGAATGTGGCAAAGCTATGCCGGTGGAACAGCTCAGGGCACTCTTGACTTTCACCACGCAGGAGCTTACTATGAAGCCTCGCTCCATGGGCAAGAAGGTATGGCCAAAGCGAGAGTTTACTCCCGAGGACTACCTCATGGCTGCCTTTGACTACCCGTTACGGGTGTGCGCGTGGCTTGCTCAGATGAAGGCGGGCATGTGGGTCAGGAACGGGTTGAGCTTGCGTCACCAAGCTGGAACATACCGCGGTGTTGGTCAGAGAGATGTGTCCCACCACCGCGATATCTTCTTGTTGCAGACGGCCTTGGTGGTTTGTGATCCCAGCCGCGTGCTGGCGTCTATCATCGATCGGTTCGGCATGGAGAAGTGGGTCAAGGGCATCTTTGAACAAAAGACCAAGAGTCAAGACGATGGTCAGCATCTGGATGTCGTGGAGGACATGATCCATCTTCTCATCGTTCTGCTCAGCGACAAGACGTCTCTGGTCCGCAATGATGAAGAGAAGAACCCTCAAATCGCTTCCATGCGCCGGGATCTGACTCACGTTCTGTGCTTCAAGCCGCTCTCATTCTCGGATATTTGCGCAAAGCTTCCTGATAAGTTCCAGGAGCAAGAAGACTTCCACCGGATACTGGATGAGATGGCCACCTTCAAATCTCCCGAGGGGCTGACTGACGTTGGACTCTTTGAACTCAAACCACAGCATGTCGAAGAGGTTGATCCATACATCGCCCACTACAACAAGAACCAAcgagaggaggcggagatggcCTGGCGCAAGTGGATTGCCAAGAAGACTGGCAAGCCCATTGAAGATGTTGTCTACGAACCCAAGCCTCGCCCTGTCACGTCGGGTGTGTTTGCCGGACTGGGCAAATTCACCAGCACCGGGATGTTTGCGCAGATTGTCTACTACTCGCTGCTGTATGCTCTCACATACTCGAAATTAACACCAGGAGTTCCTGCCACTCGAGTGGAATCCTTCTTGCAGGTTCTTCTGCACCTCGTCCTGATTGCCATCGCCGAGGACAATGTCACGGATGACGAGCAGGAGCCAGAGCAGCCTTCGTTTATCAGCATTGCCCTGAATCAGCAAGCTCGTCATTTCGTTCCCGAGGCACCACAGTCAAAGACAATTGTGTCTCTCCTGAACATGATGTCGTCCAAGGAGGAATACAAGGGATGCCATCTAAAGATCGAGTTGGTGCTCCGGAGGATGCGCCAAAAGCGCCCACGGGGCTTTGAATTTGCCTGTGACCGTCTCGGTCTGTCGCTGGACCGCATGAACACATCGTCGCCTGCAGCCGCGTCAGCTGACGAGGAGCGGgagcgcaagaagaaggcggcgcTGGACCGACAGCGTCGAGTCATGGCGCAATTTCAGGCTCAGCAGAAGAGCTTCATGGAGAACCAGCAGGATATTGactggggagaggtggatgagCTCGAGGAAGATGAGCATCTTCCGCCAGCTCAGGAGCACCGCAAGTTCTGGAAATACCCAGCAGGAACTTGCATCTTGTGCCAGGAAGAGACGGATGACCGGCGGTTATATGGCACGTTTGCGTATTTCACACAGAGCAACATCCTGAGGCAGACTGATCTCCAGGATCCTGACTTTGTGAGGGAGGCTTTTAACACGCCTGACAACCTTGATCGGTCAGTGGAGGATATTCGTCCGTTTGGTGTTGCCGGTGAGAACAGACACAAGGTTCAAAAGGTGGATCAGCACGGTGAGGTCTTTGAGGCAGAGCGGCAGTGCATTGGGAAGGGGTTCCCACCGAATCTGTCCCGGCCTGGTCCGGTAGCTATTGGTTGTGGCCACATTATGCACTATGGCTGTTTCGAGGCCTACTATAATTCCATCATTCGTCGACATAGTCAGCAGATTGCACGGCACCCACCTGAAGACACCAACAGGTTGGAATTTGTGTGTCCTTTGTGCAAGGCTCTCGGCAATGCGTTTCTTCCTATTATTTGGAAGGGACAGGAAGAGTCGTATCCTGGTCCGTTGGTGCCCGAAAAGTCCTTTTCTGATTTCCTTAACGAGCAACTGCACTCGGCGTACTATTCGCTCGGGGCTGCTCGGCCTCCTGATGGTGTCCAAGACGCGTTTGCAGCGTACACACAGACGTACATGGTCACCAACCTGGCAGAGAAATCGGCGCAGCTGTTGGACGATGCCTGGGTTCATGTGGGTGCTTCGTCGTTGCCGACGGCAAGCCCTTATAGCGAGACGTTCAGTATCGTTTCTGCCCCAGAGACCAGTGGTAGTCGAGGTGTTACCCCTGAGGCCCACAGCAGCATGCGAGAGTTGGTCAACGTCTACCGTCGGCTTAGAGACAGCCTGAAGAAGAACGGTCTTCGTTCGCGCCACCAGGACAATCTTCCCGAGGCCGACAGTGCTGAGCTCTTTTCTAGTGATGTGCTCGCACGCTCGGTAGGGTTCTCGATTTCTGCCGTGGAAATTCAACAGCGTGGAGTTGAGGCCGAGTACGGTCAGACGTTTTTGGAAAGAATCCCGGAGCAGGTCCTCACTCAGCTGCGTATCCTCAGCGAGACGGTCACCTCGTTTATCGCCGTCGGTGGCTTGAAGGAGAATGGAGAAAACCGCATCGACACCGAGTACCGTGCCGACAGTGAACGCCAGCACTGCCAACTCTTCATCAGACAGTACACTGACCAAGAAACGGAGCACACACGCACCCCCTTGGCGGATTATCCCGCGCTCCTCAGACAAGACCTCTTCGTCTTTCTTTGTGAAAGCGTCTTTGGCATAGCCCACGCGCAGCACTTTGAGATCGCCCACCTCGTCCGCTTGTGCTACCTGGCCGAGATTGTCAAGGTGACGTACCAAATGGCGCGCAACATGCCCTTTTACCAGTGGTTCCAGCACATCACGCGCAGCAAGCAGACCATGTCCCCCTCCCTGGCGAGGTTTGTCGAATTTTGCGACCTCATCTTCCACTTTGATGTCGCGGCTGAGGCGCAAGGGGGTTTGTCCAGGGAAGACTTCACCAACGGGGGGTTCTCCCAGGAGGGTTTGGACACCCTGGAGGGCATGTACACGTTTGTCAAGAAGTACGCCTTGACCTTTTTGAGAAAGTGCGTCCTGCTGCTGCACGTCAAGTTTGGAGTTGATTTCAACTCGAGGGTCTCGCCCCAGCCGGAACTGTCGGAGCTGGAGAGACTGACTGAAATGCTCCGCCTGCCTAGCTTTGACGAGATGCTCAGCGCTTTTAATGCTGAAGACGGGCCGGCAAGCGGGTGGCCGGTTCCGGCGACGAAGTACTTGGTTGAGGGGTGGATCAAGCACAGTGTTGTTGCGCCCAACtcggaggacgaggaagggcTGTCGTCGGCGGCGCTGGTGAGCCACCCTGGCATTTTTGAGCTGGTGGGCTTGCCAAAGAATTATGACCTTTTGATCGAGGAGTGCACGCGCAGGAAATGTCCAACAAAGGGGAAGGACATTACGGACCCGACGATTTGTCTGTTTTGCGGGGAGATTTTTTGCGGGCAGGCGGTGTGCTGTGCGAAGGATGTCAAGGAGGGTAGGAAGAACAGCAAGGTTGGGGGGGCACAGCAGCATATGTGGAG ATGCCAAAAGAATATCGGGCTGTTTATCAATATCCGCAAGTGCTGCGTCTTGTACCTGTCTAGGAAGTCGGGCAGCTTCAGCCACGCGCCGTATATCGACCGGTATGGCGAGGTGGACTTTGGGCTGAGGTTTGGGCGCCAGCTGTTTTTGCATCAGAAGAGGTATGATAGCATGCTGAggggtttgtggttggggcACGGGGTGCCGAGTTATATCgcgaggaagctggaggcgGATATCAATaatggggggtgggagacgATTTAG